In Deinococcus reticulitermitis, the sequence GAAGTCTATGACCTGACAGAATAAGTTTCAGGAAAACTCAGAACCAATCCTATTCTGACAGTCCCTGCCGATCTTCTCTGACGTCAGTCTGAGGTGTACCCCAAGCTGACAGCTCACCCCTCAATGACGATGGAACGACCTGCACCCTCCGGGCCGCATTCCTTCCCTACACCTGTATTTCTGTACAGACTTGCTCCAGACATTGCTACAGTCAGGTGTGCCCCGTCTCGTCCTCCTCGCGCTGACCATCCTGTGCGTCGTCCTCGACCTCGCCCTCAAGAGCTGGGCTCGCGCAGAACTGCCCGGTGAGGTGCGGCCCTGGCTTCCCGGCGTCCTCGACCTGACGCTGACCTACAACACGGGCGCCGCGTGGAGTCTGTTGTCCGGCTCGGCTCTGCCGCTCGCACTGGTCCGGGGGGCGGTGGGACTGGGCCTGGTCATCTTCCTGCTGCGGCGCCCCCAACCGACTGGGCAGGCCATCAGCCTCAGCGTGATCGCCGGGGGAGCCCTCGGCAACGCCATCGACGGCCTGAACGCCGGGCGCGTGACCGACATGCTCGCCTCACCGGCGCTGTCAGCGGTCACCCGCGCCCTGGGGCAAGGCGACTTCCCGGTGTTCAACCTCGCGGACGTTTGGGTGGTCGGGGGGGTGCTGCTGCTGCTGTTCGTGAGCGTCAGGGAGGATCGGCGCCGGGGGCAGGTGCCCGCTCCCTCTCCCGAGGAGCCGTCCTCCAACCGTCACCCTTCAGCTTGATATCTGTACATTCATACAGATATCATAGGGTATGACAAGTGCCCCCTCCACCCCAGGGACGCCCCTGCGCTACTTCGTGGAACGGATGGATTGCGCCGACTGCGCCCGCACGGTGCAGAGCGCCCTCACCCGGTTGCCCGGCGTGGACGCTCCACAGGTCAACTTCACCACCCAGACGCTGAGCCTCACCCTCGATGAGGCTCGGCTGCCCCGTGAGCGGCTGGAACAGACGCTGCGTTCCCTGGGGTACCCGCCCACCCTGGAAGCCGCCCCGGTCGTGACCTCCAGCGCTCCCCTGCGCTACTTCGTGAACAACATGGACTGCGCCGACTGCGCCAACAAGGTGCAGGGCGTGGTGACTCGCCTGGCTGGAGTAGGAGAGCCCAGGGTCAACTTCACCACCCAGATGCTCAGCCTGACGCTGGACGAGACCCGGACACCCCGGGCCAGCCTGGAACAGGCCCTGCGCTCCATCGGCTACCCACCGGAATTGCAGGGCGAGGTCAACCCCACGTCCAGCACGGCTTCAACCACTCCGGTCGCTCCCCGTCCGGCCCGGGTCGAACTCCCCTGGTATCAGACGGGCAAGGGCCGCAACGTCCTGCTCACGGGTGGGCTGCTCGTCCTCGCCCTGCTGTTCAGCCTGATCGCGCCGGGGTTCGCCTTCTGGGCGTACGCGGCCGCAACCGCTATCGGCACCTGGCCGCTCCTCCGCAAGGCCGTCGCCAGTGCCCGCCTGGGGGAGCCCTTCACCATCAACACCCTGATCAGCGTGGCTGCCATCGGCGCCATCGCCATCGGGGAGGCGGCGGAAGGGGCACTCGTCGTCTTCCTCTTCGCCATCGGCGAACTGCTGGAGAACGTCGCGGCCGGGCGGGCGCGGGCAGGGATTCAGGCGCTCGCGGCGCTGGCTCCCAAGACCGCCCTGCTGCTCGAAGGTGGTCAGACCCGCGAGGTGCCCGTCGAGGGGCTTCAGGTCGGCCAGTTCGTGCGGGTCCAGCCGGGTGGCCGGGTCCCGGCGGACGGCACCATCACCGAGGGCGACTCCAACCTCGACGACTCCCCGGTGACCGGCGAGAGCGTGCCCGTCCACAAGCGCCCCGGCGATCCGGTCTACGCGGGCAGCATCAACACCGACGGGGTGCTGACCGTCCGGGTGGAGAGAGGGGCTTCCGACAACACCATCGCCCGGATCATCCACCTGGTCGAAGAGGCGGAGTCCTCCAAAGCCCCCACCGCGCGCTTCATCGACCGCTTCTCCCGCTGGTACACCCCGGCGGCGATGGCCGTGGCCTTCCTGTTCGCTGTCCTCCCACCGCTGCTGTTCGGCCAGCCCTGGAACGAATGGATCTACAAAGGTGTGGCCCTGCTGCTGATCGCCTGCCCCTGTGCCCTGGTGCTGAGCGTCCCTGCTGCCGTGACCAGCGGCATCTCGGCGGGTGCCCGGCGCGGCCTGCTGATCAAGGGCGGTGCCGCGCTGGAGACCATCGGCAGTGTCTCGACGGTCGCCTTCGACAAGACCGGCACGCTGACCGAGAACAAGCCCCAGGTGACGGACGTGATCGGCCTGCGCGCTCCAGAACAAGAGGTCGTCCTGCTCGCCGCCGCCGTGGAGACGGGGAGCGCCCACCCGCTCGCCAAGGCGATCCTCGCCCGTGCCCAGGGGCAGGCCGTCCCCGCTGCTCAGGACGCCAAGGCCATCTCGGGCAAGGCCGTGACTGCCACGGTGCAGGGCCGTGCCCTCGCGGTGGGGTCCCCGCGCTACGCCGTGGAAGTGGCCTCGCTGAGTCCTGACGAGCAGGCGCAGATCGCCCGGCTGGAGGAGCAGGGCAAAACGGTGGTGGTGGTGCTCGACGGCCGCCAGGTGCTCGGTTTGCTCGCCATTCGGGACGAGCCGCGAGCGGACGCGAAAGAGGCGGTGGCCCGGCTCAAAGGTCTTGGTGTGCGCTCGCTGATGCTCACGGGCGACAACGCCCGCACCGGCAACGCCATCGCACGTGACCTGGGCCTGGACGTGGAGGCCGAGCTGCTGCCGGAAGACAAACTCCAGCGGATCGCCGCCCTGAAGGCTTCCGGCAAGGTGGCGATGGTCGGGGACGGCATCAATGATGCTCCTGCGCTCGCTCAGAGTGACGTGGGCATTGCAATGGGTGGCGGGACGGACGTAGCCCTGGAGACCGCCGACGCCGCCCTGCTGCGCCACTCGGTCATCGGGGTCGCGGAGCTGGTGCAACTCTCCCGCGCGGTGATGACCAACATCCGCCAGAACGTCGCGTTCG encodes:
- a CDS encoding heavy metal translocating P-type ATPase, which translates into the protein MTSAPSTPGTPLRYFVERMDCADCARTVQSALTRLPGVDAPQVNFTTQTLSLTLDEARLPRERLEQTLRSLGYPPTLEAAPVVTSSAPLRYFVNNMDCADCANKVQGVVTRLAGVGEPRVNFTTQMLSLTLDETRTPRASLEQALRSIGYPPELQGEVNPTSSTASTTPVAPRPARVELPWYQTGKGRNVLLTGGLLVLALLFSLIAPGFAFWAYAAATAIGTWPLLRKAVASARLGEPFTINTLISVAAIGAIAIGEAAEGALVVFLFAIGELLENVAAGRARAGIQALAALAPKTALLLEGGQTREVPVEGLQVGQFVRVQPGGRVPADGTITEGDSNLDDSPVTGESVPVHKRPGDPVYAGSINTDGVLTVRVERGASDNTIARIIHLVEEAESSKAPTARFIDRFSRWYTPAAMAVAFLFAVLPPLLFGQPWNEWIYKGVALLLIACPCALVLSVPAAVTSGISAGARRGLLIKGGAALETIGSVSTVAFDKTGTLTENKPQVTDVIGLRAPEQEVVLLAAAVETGSAHPLAKAILARAQGQAVPAAQDAKAISGKAVTATVQGRALAVGSPRYAVEVASLSPDEQAQIARLEEQGKTVVVVLDGRQVLGLLAIRDEPRADAKEAVARLKGLGVRSLMLTGDNARTGNAIARDLGLDVEAELLPEDKLQRIAALKASGKVAMVGDGINDAPALAQSDVGIAMGGGTDVALETADAALLRHSVIGVAELVQLSRAVMTNIRQNVAFALGLKAIFLVTTLLGITGLWPAILSDTGATVLVTANALRLLRFKPGA
- the lspA gene encoding signal peptidase II, whose protein sequence is MLQSGVPRLVLLALTILCVVLDLALKSWARAELPGEVRPWLPGVLDLTLTYNTGAAWSLLSGSALPLALVRGAVGLGLVIFLLRRPQPTGQAISLSVIAGGALGNAIDGLNAGRVTDMLASPALSAVTRALGQGDFPVFNLADVWVVGGVLLLLFVSVREDRRRGQVPAPSPEEPSSNRHPSA